The following proteins come from a genomic window of Hydractinia symbiolongicarpus strain clone_291-10 chromosome 2, HSymV2.1, whole genome shotgun sequence:
- the LOC130629474 gene encoding putative ankyrin repeat protein RF_0381 encodes MKQSKRSKRYRKQIDVKEDDYEENHSQNNADHVMTKHRVISHYHNPSFNHHQNARSESKDNINAKRHYSTQQPRSHRHHHHHHHHLRKASTQHDHAHHHHHHRYDVNNNNNNNDNNNNDNNNNNNDNNKNNNILTSKATVEEAKPSKHAKKVQKETFHRSVKQPKREQHTVNSHRSQHASSQDETRGEHISHSPEELCQPHVQVISSSLSNIKEINIDNKTDETNNEPHTERVKLRKKHEKRNTPRNSDGKIRKRLPPLAFPEYNISSAEKRLSLQEPKSARTKKVHRSTTLYWEELPKGHTSADNIIYAVGKEAQIQSRYTETIIHSASTNGQLDIVKFYVEKNKYLNEQNGYLNTALHCATFHKHLDIIDVLLESEAEMNLQNVEGDTVLHLAVDKELTEVVRRFLERGCNVNLQNENGETPLHIAVHRKNVDVVKLLLQNGADMTITNHHGNTALHSSVHFFALMETINTLVDALTKQEKEKHGCTHDEEYSSTQNKEIDFFDETDGCRNANLNFQVEDTNMIERPVLTIEDDKEIVHKHSGEQQIKNKNEEELNMINLTNASGDTVLHRAAKYCTSEIIESILQSEQIDLLQKNKKGNTALHCAATLPNVETVKLLVNRDKRLLDVTNGLGNTALHCAIERGHVETVQFLLGSAARSDIKNYAGNTAVHAAILNEQHTILNVLFQHDARLDAANCENELPIHTAFKKRNVDIFKCVLGKSKNYINDFYNQDGTLLHMTFKNTFTADKNDVFLEMLIHNFADVNIQDNDGNTPLHLAIKKRRKKASELLVMVDGVNLEVRNNEGHTALHLLAQFNEIDLFSKMRITKKELDVTNNNGETALNIAIRHNYSDLSILLLKIAWDLDFSL; translated from the coding sequence ATGAAACAAAGCAAAAGAAGTAAAAGatacagaaaacaaattgatGTGAAAGAAGATGATTATGAAGAAAATCACTCTCAAAATAACGCTGACCATGTGATGACAAAACACAGAGTGATTAGCCACTACCACAACCCGTCATTCAACCACCACCAGAACGCCAGAAGTGAAAGCAAGGACAACATAAATGCAAAGCGGCATTATTCCACCCAACAACCGCGCAGTCACcgtcatcaccatcaccatcatcatcatctcaGAAAAGCAAGTACCCAGCATGATCATGCacaccatcaccatcatcacCGGTACGAtgtaaataacaacaacaacaacaacgacaacaacaacaacgacaacaacaataacaacaacgataataataaaaacaacaacattctcACCTCCAAGGCAACTGTCGAAGAAGCAAAGCCGAGTAAGCACgcgaaaaaagttcaaaaagaaaCGTTTCACCGCTCTGTAAAACAACCAAAACGCGAACAACACACGGTAAATTCACACAGGAGTCAACATGCGTCGTCGCAAGATGAAACACGCGGGGAACACATATCGCACTCGCCTGAAGAGCTATGTCAACCTCATGTTCAAGTTATTAGTTCAAGTCTAAGCAATATTAAGGAAATAAACATAGACAATAAAACAGACGAAACGAATAATGAACCGCACACAGAGCGAGTCAAATTACGAAAGAAACACGAGAAACGAAATACGCCGAGAAATAGCGATGGTAAAATTCGTAAAAGATTACCACCCCTTGCCTTTCCTGAATATAATATTTCAAGTGCGGAAAAACGTTTGTCTCTCCAAGAACCTAAAAGCGCGCGAACTAAGAAAGTTCATAGAAGTACAACACTGTATTGGGAAGAACTACCAAAGGGGCACACAAGTGCCGACAATATCATTTATGCTGTCGGAAAAGAAGCGCAAATACAAAGTCGATACACTGAAACAATTATTCACAGTGCTTCAACGAATGGCCAGTTAGATATCGTGAAGTTTTATGTcgagaaaaacaaatatttgaaTGAACAAAATGGCTACCTAAACACTGCTTTACACTGCGCTACGTTCCATAAACATTTGGATATTATTGATGTGTTGTTAGAGAGTGAAGCAGAGATGAATTTACAAAATGTTGAAGGAGATACAGTGCTTCACCTCGCCGTCGATAAAGAACTAACAGAAGTTGTGAGGAGATTTCTTGAACGAGGTTGCAACGTGAATTTGCAAAATGAGAACGGAGAAACACCATTACACATTGCCGTCCACCGTAAAAATGTCGACGTCGTTAAGCTGTTACTTCAAAATGGCGCAGATATGACAATAACAAATCACCATGGTAACACAGCGCTTCATAGTTCTGTACATTTTTTTGCGTTGATGGAAACTATTAATACACTTGTGGACGCACTTACGAAACAAGAAAAGGAAAAACATGGATGCACTCACGACGAAGAATATAGTAGTAcgcaaaataaagaaattgatttttttgatgaaacaGACGGCTGTCGGAATGCAAACTTAAATTTTCAAGTAGAAGACACTAACATGATAGAAAGACCTGTTTTGACAATAGAAGATGACAAAGAAATAGTGCATAAGCACAGTGGAGAACAACAAATCAAAAACAAGAATGAAGAAGAGCTGAATATGATAAACCTGACAAATGCGAGTGGAGACACTGTACTACACAGAGCAGCTAAGTACTGCACAAGTGAAATAATTGAAAGCATTCTTCAATCAGAACAGATTGATTTGttgcaaaagaataaaaaaggcaACACCGCTCTTCATTGTGCAGCTACGCTCCCTAACGTGGAAACTGTGAAACTGCTTGTAAATAGAGACAAACGTTTGCTCGATGTTACAAACGGGTTGGGTAACACAGCTTTGCATTGCGCGATTGAAAGAGGTCATGTTGAAACAGTTCAATTTTTGTTGGGTTCAGCAGCAAGAAGTGATATCAAAAACTATGCTGGTAACACAGCAGTTCATGCCGCTATTCTCAACGAGCAACACACAATACTTAATGTCCTTTTTCAACACGATGCTAGATTGGATGCAGCAAATTGTGAAAATGAATTACCAATACATACTGCATTCAAGAAAAGAAATGTTGATATATTTAAATGCGTACTCGGtaaaagcaaaaattatatCAACGACTTCTACAATCAAGACGGCACTTTACTTCACATGACGTTTAAGAATACTTTTACTGCCGATAAAAATGACGTCTTTCTTGAAATGTTGATTCATAATTTCGCTGACGTTAACATCCAAGACAACGACGGCAACACACCACTGCATCTGGCGATAAAAAAACGTCGAAAAAAAGCGAGCGAACTTCTTGTTATGGTTGATGGGGTAAATTTAGAAGTAAGAAACAACGAGGGACATACCGCTCTCCATCTTCTTGCGCAATTTAATGAAATAGATTTATTCAGTAAAATGaggataacaaaaaaagaattggaCGTTACCAACAACAACGGAGAGACAGCTTTGAACATTGCTATCAGACACAACTATAGTGATTTATCTATCTTGCTTTTAAAGATAGCCTGGGACCTAGATTTTAGTCTGTAG